One genomic segment of Hemiscyllium ocellatum isolate sHemOce1 chromosome 49, sHemOce1.pat.X.cur, whole genome shotgun sequence includes these proteins:
- the LOC132837215 gene encoding histone H4 encodes MSGRGKGGKGLGKGGAKRHRKVLRDNIQGITKPAIRRLARRGGVKRISGLIYEETRGVLKVFLENVIRDAVTYTEHAKRKTVTAMDVVYALKRQGRTLYGFGG; translated from the coding sequence ATGTCTGGAAGAGGTAAAGGAGGCAAAGGCCTGGGAAAAGGCGGAGCGAAGCGGCACCGCAAAGTGCTCCGTGATAACATCCAGGGCATCACGAAACCAGCCATCCGGCGCCTGGCTCGCCGTGGAGGGGTCAAGCGCATCTCGGGCTTGATCTACGAGGAGACCCGCGGGGTGCTGAAGGTTTTCTTGGAGAATGTGATCAGGGATGCGGTCACCTACACTGAGCACGCCAAGCGCAAGACGGTCACCGCCATGGATGTGGTGTACGCTCTGAAACGCCAGGGCCGCACTCTCTATGGATTCGGCGGCTGA
- the LOC132837121 gene encoding late histone H2A.2.2-like — protein sequence MSGRGKGSGKGRAKAKSRSSRAGLQFPVGRVHRILRKGNYAERVGAGAPVYLAAVLEYLTAEILELAGNAARDNKKTRIIPRHLQLAVRNDEELNKLLGGVTIAQDGVLPNIQAVLLPKNPPLLDLLKSEVIILESDNPKALLRATHSICERN from the coding sequence ATGTCTGGGAGaggaaagggcagtgggaaaggtCGCGCCAAGGCGAAGTCTCGGTCGTCCCGGGCTGGCCTGCAGTTCCCGGTGGGCCGTGTTCACAGGATCCTGAGAAAGGGTAACTATGCTGAGCGTGTGGGTGCCGGAGCGCCGGTCTATCTGGCTGCGGTGCTGGAGTATCTGACGGCTGAAATCCTGGAGCTGGCCGGCAACGCGGCCCGGGACAACAAGAAGACCCGCATCATCCCCAGGCACCTGCAGCTGGCCGTGCGCAACGACGAGGAGCTCAACAAGCTGCTGGGAGGGGTGACCATCGCTCAGGACGGGGTGCTGCCTAATATCCAGGCCGTGCTGCTGCCCAAAAACCCGCCGCTGCTGGATCTGCTAAAAAGTGAAGTGATCATTCTTGAATCTgacaacccaaaggctcttttaagagccactcacagcatctgtgaaagGAACTGA
- the LOC132837286 gene encoding histone H2B 7-like: MADEKKAQQTSKKGAKKIIKKAPAKGSRKRKRSRRESYSIYIYKVMKQVHPDTGISSKAMSIMNSFVNDIFERIAGEASRLAHYNKRSTISSREIQTAVRLLLPGELAKHAVSEGTKAVTKYTSSK; this comes from the coding sequence ATGGCTGATGAGAAGAAAGCCCAGCAAACCTCCAAGAAGGGCGCGAAGAAAATCATTAAGAAGGCGCCAGCAAAGGGCAGCAGGAAGAGGAAAAGGTCCAGGAGAGAAAGTTACTCCATCTACATCTACAAAGTGATGAAGCAGGTTCACcccgacaccggcatctcctccAAGGCCATGAGCATCATGAACTCGTTCGTCAACGATATTTTCGAGCGCATCGCGGGGGAGGCTTCCCGCCTGGCCCATTACAACAAGCGCAGCACCATCAGCTCCCGGGAAATCCAGACCGCTGTGCGGCTGCTGTTGCCCGGGGAGCTGGCCAAGCACGCCGTGTCGGAGGGCACAAAGGCAGTGACCAAGTACACCAGCTCCAAGTGA